In the genome of Neisseria lactamica, the window GGGTGCCGGGGTCGGTCGTTCAAAATAATTTTGCCTTCGCGGAACATCACCAGTTCGTCAACGGCAAGTTGCGCCCACGTTTCATCGCGCGTCAGCGGCAGGGTGGCGATAACGGCGACGCGGTCGGACGGCGTGGTTACTTCGGCAAAATCGACCATTACGTCGTCGTCGAGCAGGCGCGCCTTGCCGAACGGGGCTTGGCGGACGATGTAGTGCAGCAGTGTGCTGGCGTGGGCAAACAGGGAAATGCCGTCTGAAAGCATAAAGTTAAACAGCCCGAACTTGCGGATTTCGTGCGTCAGCCCCGCAATCGCGCCAAACAGGGTTTCGTCGTCGGGACGGGCGGCAAAGCGGGTGCGGAGGCGGTTGAGGATGTGGCAGAACGCGCGTTCGGAATCGGTTGTGCCGACGGGGTGGAAAAATTCGCCCTGTTCGGGAAAGAAGTCGACCAAATGCCCGTTGTGGGCAAACAGCCAGTAGCCGCCCCACATTTCGCGCATAAAGGGATGGGTGTTCGCCAGCGAGGTTTGTCCTTGCGATGCTTTGCGGATATGTGCGATGACGTTTTCCGATTTGATTTGGTAGGCACGCACGAGGTCGGCGACGGGGGAATTTGCGCTCGGCTTGTCGTCGTGGAACAGGCGCACGCCTTTGCCTTCGAAAAAGCCGATGCCGAAACCGTCGGCGTGATGGTCGGTAATGCCGCCCCTGCGGCGGAAGCCTTCAAAGGAAAACATAATATCGGTCGGCGTATTGCAGTTCATACCCAGCAGTTGACACATAGTTTGTCCAAATGATTCAGATGGTCGCAAGTATTCGGATTATACCCCGAACTGAAAATGCCGTCTGAAATACGGCTTGTCCCCATTGTTCACGCGAAAACGGAAAACAAAGGCGGAAACTTAAAATTCCGCCATTTCCGTTCAGGCGGGAATCCGGTCTGTCCGGTTCCGGTTGTTTTTCGTTCCGTAACTTTTGAGCCGTCATTCCCGCGCAGGCGGGAATCTAGAATTTCAATGCCTCAAGAATTTATCGGAAAAAACTCAAACCTCACCGCCGTCATTCCCACGAAAGTGGGAATCTAGAAATGAAAAGCAACAGGAATTTATCGGAAATGACCGAAACCGAACGGACCGGATGCCCGCTTTTGCGGAGAATGATGATGGAAAGTCATCATCGTGCGTCAAACCCGCGCGGCGACACCGGCAAAGCCGATGCCGTCTGAACGCTTCAGACGGCATCGGTACGGCTAATCAGAGATACGGTTGCAGGGTGCGGCGGAGGATGTCCGTGTCAGTAATTTCGGTGATGACGGCTTCGCCCAGACGGTTCAACCCGATAAAGCGCATCACGCCGCCGCTGACTTTTTTATCGTGGCTCATATGTTCGAGCCATTTTTCGAATGGGAACACGGGCGGTGCGGACGGCAGTCCGGCGGCTTCAAACAGGGCGGCAAGCCGTGCGGTATCTGCGGCGGAGATGTTGCCCAGTTGTTCGGACAAACGCCCGGCTAAAACGCAGCCGGCGGCGACGGCCTCGCCGTGCAGCCATACGCCGTAACCCATTTCCGCTTCGACGGCGTGTCCGAAAGTGTGTCCGAGGTTGAGCCATGCGCGTATGCCCTGTTCGGTTTCGTCTTGGGCGACGATGTCTGCTTTCATCTGACAGCAGCGGTACACGGCTTGGGTGAGGGGCGCGCATTCGAGTGCCATCAGTTCGGGCATATGCTGTTCCAGCCATTCAAAAAAACCGATGTCGCCGAGCGCGCCGTATTTGATGACTTCCGCCATACCGGCGGACAATTCGCGGACGGGCAGGGTATTCAGTGTGTCCAAGTCGGCAAGCACCGCCTGCGGCTGGTAAAACGCGCCGATCATATTTTTGCCGAGCGGGTGGTTGATGGCGGTTTTGCCGCCGACGGAGGAATCGACCTGGCTTAATAAAGTAGTGGGAATTTGAACAAATGGCGCTCCGCGTTGATAAGTAGCCGCCGCAAAACCCGTCATATCGCCGATTACGCCGCCGCCCAGCGCGATTAATGTGGTTTTACGTTCGGCGCGGTGTTGCATCAGCCCGTCAAAAATAAGGTTGAGCGTCTGCCAGTTTTTGTACGCCTCGCCGTCGGGCAGGATGATGCTGAAATGGGACACGCCTGCCGCGTCCAATGCCGTCTGAAGCGTGTGGAGATAAAGCGGTGCGACGGTTTCGTTGGTGATGATGGCGGCGCGTTTGCCCAAATGCGGTTTGAGCAGGCTTCCTGCCTGCGGCAGCAGCCCGTTGCCGATAAAGATGGGGTAGCTGTGGGACGGGGTGTGTACGGTCAGTGTTTTCATTATTGTTCCTTATGGTTTGAACCGCCGTCCGGCCGGAGGGCGGACGCGGCCCGGTGTTTGGGGGGAGGAGGCACATATGCCGGTTTATCGGGACAAGAGTTTGAGCAGGGTTTGCACGGTTTGCCGGCAGTTTGCCGATTCTACGGTAAAGTCGGCGGTTTGGCGGTAAACGGGGTCGCGCGCGGCGTAGAGTTCGCGCAATTTCCCCAAAGGATCGGCAACTTGCAGCAAAGGGCGGCTGTTGTCGCAGCGCGTGCGTTCGAGCAGGGTTTCGGGTGGGGCGTGCAGATAGACGACCGTGCCGCTTTTGCGGATAAGGGCGCGGTTTTCTTCTTTTAACACCGCGCCGCCGCCGGTGGACAGGACGATATGCGGCAGGACAATCAGTTTTTTGAGTATGGCGGTTTCGCGCGAACGGAATCCTTGTTCGCCTTCCATTTCAAATATGGTGGGGATGGGAACGCCGGCGGCTGCGGCGATTTCGTGATCGCTGTCGTAAAAACGGTAATCCAGCCGCTGCGCCATTTGCCGGCCCAACGTGGTTTTGCCCGCGCCCATCAGTCCGATGAGGATGAGTTTGTCGTTAAAGTTTTTCATCACAATTCCTTAATGTTTGACACCCCGCCTTTCGGGGCGGCAGGGTTCGGGCTTGTCGGGTTACGGCGGGATTTTATACGAAATCGGCAGGGCGGCGGTATGTTTGGAAAAATAACCCGACCATCCCGAACCTTTCTGCTTTTAAGGAAAAATAAAAGAAATCAGGGAGGTTTTTTATTTCAGGCTGTGTTTTGACAATCCGTTGATTTCACTTATTTGTCAGGAAAAGGCAATTATCTTTGCTTAGGCAAACAATTATCCGATTGAATATATTGAAGATAATATGTTTATCAATACTATAGTGGATTAACAAAAACCAGTACGGCGTTGCCTCGCCTTAGCTCAAAGAGAACGATTCTCTAAGGTGCTGAAGCACCAAGTGAATCGGTTCCGTACTATTTGTACTGTCTGCGGCTTCGTCGCCTTGTCCTGATTTTTGTTAATCCACTATAAAGACCGTTGGGCATCTGCAGCCGTCATTCCCGCGAAAGCGGGAATCTAGAATTTCAATGCGGCAAGAATTTATCGGAAAAAACCGAAGTTTAAAGACCTAGATTCCCGCCTGCGCAGGAATGACGGGGTTTTAAGTTGCCGTTTCGGGTTGCTGTTTTTTGTGGAAATGACGAGGCTTTGGATTGCGAGGATTTATCCCTTCCGCCGTCATTCCCACAAAAGTGGGAA includes:
- a CDS encoding class II glutamine amidotransferase; the protein is MCQLLGMNCNTPTDIMFSFEGFRRRGGITDHHADGFGIGFFEGKGVRLFHDDKPSANSPVADLVRAYQIKSENVIAHIRKASQGQTSLANTHPFMREMWGGYWLFAHNGHLVDFFPEQGEFFHPVGTTDSERAFCHILNRLRTRFAARPDDETLFGAIAGLTHEIRKFGLFNFMLSDGISLFAHASTLLHYIVRQAPFGKARLLDDDVMVDFAEVTTPSDRVAVIATLPLTRDETWAQLAVDELVMFREGKIILNDRPRHPVYMSVEEGLETARAAGVAV
- the aroB gene encoding 3-dehydroquinate synthase, with translation MKTLTVHTPSHSYPIFIGNGLLPQAGSLLKPHLGKRAAIITNETVAPLYLHTLQTALDAAGVSHFSIILPDGEAYKNWQTLNLIFDGLMQHRAERKTTLIALGGGVIGDMTGFAAATYQRGAPFVQIPTTLLSQVDSSVGGKTAINHPLGKNMIGAFYQPQAVLADLDTLNTLPVRELSAGMAEVIKYGALGDIGFFEWLEQHMPELMALECAPLTQAVYRCCQMKADIVAQDETEQGIRAWLNLGHTFGHAVEAEMGYGVWLHGEAVAAGCVLAGRLSEQLGNISAADTARLAALFEAAGLPSAPPVFPFEKWLEHMSHDKKVSGGVMRFIGLNRLGEAVITEITDTDILRRTLQPYL
- a CDS encoding shikimate kinase; translation: MKNFNDKLILIGLMGAGKTTLGRQMAQRLDYRFYDSDHEIAAAAGVPIPTIFEMEGEQGFRSRETAILKKLIVLPHIVLSTGGGAVLKEENRALIRKSGTVVYLHAPPETLLERTRCDNSRPLLQVADPLGKLRELYAARDPVYRQTADFTVESANCRQTVQTLLKLLSR